One genomic region from Phragmites australis chromosome 1, lpPhrAust1.1, whole genome shotgun sequence encodes:
- the LOC133889359 gene encoding receptor kinase-like protein Xa21, translating to MATRSVSLLLLLLLSASMSISTLVAGEANDEAALLAFKAAAVSGSPDNPLASWNSSSTGGFCSWEGVTCGRRHRRVVALSLRSHGLIGNLSPAVGNLSFLRVLNLSSNRFSGDIPASLGRLLRLQALNLSYNAFSGELPINLTSCTSLTIMALQHNHLHGCLPPELGDKLTRLKIIQLEVNNLTGAIPASLSNLSSLSILQLAHNQLEGTIPPGLDGILGLWSLHLGFNRLSGELPVSLYNLSSLEALQIQFNMLHGSIPADIGSRFPSMWLLSFAGNKFTGTIPSSLSNLTTLQYLDIARNKLSGYVPGTLGRLRALRRLNLWDNLLEADDREGWEFVTSLSNCSQLQHLLLNANAGFTGQLPSSIVNLSTTLQFLQLSQTGITGSIPSAISNLVGLTLLDAGNTSITGVIPESIGKLGNLAELGLYNTYLSGLIPSSIGNLSNLNYLDTHIGNLEGPIPATIGKLKNLFYLDLSKNRLSGPIPKDIFELRVLSRILDLSYNSLSGPLPSEVGSLQNLNQLLLSGNQLSGEIPDSIGECTVLQALWLDNNSFEGSIPQSLNNIKGLSALNLSMNNLSGAIPNTIGSIRNLQQLYLAHNNLSGPIPTILQNLTSLSELDLSFNNLQGEVPKEGIFRNLANFSITGNNELCGGIPQLHLAPCHTNSVKKNRKGRLKSLTVALATIGALLFLAFVIVLIQLNCKKLKRRQKSPFLPPVIEEHYGRISYHTLANGTNGFSEANLLGEGSFGAVYKCTLQDEGIIAAVKVFNLEQSGSTRSFVAECEALRRMRHRCLIKIITCCSSINHQGQEFKALVFEFMPNGSLNDWLHPKFDMPTLSNTLSLAQRLDIAVDIMDAFEYLHNHCEPPIIHCDIKPSNILLAEDMSARVGDFGISRILPESATKALQNSNSTIGIRGSIGYVAPEYGEGSSVSTLGDVYSLGILLLEMFTGRSPTDDTFRDSLDLHKFSEHALPERIWEIADTTMWLHTGAFNSTTRCRIENCLVSVIALGVSCSKKQPRERTLIQDAATEMHAIRDSYLNLARSLMVEHGVDNSVVICSNN from the exons ATGGCAACGCGCTCGGTGAgcttgttgctgttgctgctgctatcGGCCTCCATGTCCATCTCGACACTCGTGGCCGGAGAAGCCAACGACGAGGCCGCGCTGCTAGCCTTCAAGGCCGCCGCAGTCAGCGGCAGCCCTGACAATCCGCTTGCTTCCTGGAACAGTAGCAGCACTGGCGGGTTCTGCAGCTGGGAGGGAGTGACGTGCGGGCGCAGGCACCGGCGAGTGGTAGCGCTGAGCCTGCGGTCCCACGGGCTCATCGGCAACCTCTCGCCGGCCGTTGGCAACCTATCATTCCTGAGGGTTCTCAACCTAAGCTCCAACCGGTTCAGCGGGGACATCCCCGCAAGCCTTGGTCGCCTACTCCGACTCCAGGCCCTCAACTTGAGCTACAACGCCTTCTCCGGTGAACTCCCCATCAACCTGACCTCATGCACTAGTTTAACGATCATGGCCCTCCAGCACAACCATCTCCAcgggtgcctgccccctgagctCGGCGACAAGCTAACGCGCCTGAAGATTATCCAACTGGAGGTCAACAACCTCACCGGTGCCATCCCTGCGTCACTATCCAACTTGTCATCACTGAGTATCCTACAACTAGCGCACAATCAGCTCGAGGGCACCATCCCTCCTGGCCTCGACGGCATCCTAGGCCTCTGGTCCCTCCACCTCGGCTTTAACAGGCTCTCCGGCGAGCTCCCTGTCTCACTATACAACTTGTCTTCTTTGGAAGCGTTACAAATTCAATTCAACATGCTCCATGGAAGCATTCCTGCAGACATCGGAAGCAGGTTCCCCAGCATGTGGTTACTTAGCTTTGCTGGCAACAAGTTCACTGGAACCATCCCTTCTTCGCTCTCTAACCTCACTACTCTCCAATATCTCGACATCGCTAGAAATAAGCTCAGTGGATATGTGCCTGGCACACTTGGTAGATTACGAGCTCTGCGACGTCTAAACTTGTGGGACAACTTGCTAGAAGCAGACGACCGGGAGGGGTGGGAATTCGTCACTTCACTGTCAAACTGCAGCCAGCTCCAACATTTACTCTTGAATGCCAACGCTGGTTTCACTGGGCAGCTACCAAGTTCAATAGTGAATCTCTCAACAACCCTACAATTCCTTCAGTTGAGTCAAACTGGGATCACGGGAAGCATCCCCTCAGCCATCAGTAATCTGGTCGGCCTCACCTTACTCGACGCGGGGAATACTTCCATAACCGGAGTGATTCCAGAGAGCATCGGCAAGTTGGGAAATTTGGCTGAGCTAGGTTTGTACAACACTTACTTGTCAGGCCTCATACCATCATCCATCGGAAATCTCTCAAACTTGAATTACCTTGATACACACATTGGCAACCTGGAGGGACCAATTCCAGCAACCATAGGGAAGCTAAAGAATCTGTTCTACCTTGATTTGTCAAAGAACCGCCTGAGCGGTCCAATTCCTAAAGACATTTTCGAACTACGAGTCCTTTCTAGAATCTTAGACTTATCATACAATTCATTATCGGGACCCCTTCCATCTGAAGTTGGTAGCTTGCAGAACCTTAATCAACTATTACTATCAGGGAACCAATTGTCTGGTGAGATACCTGATAGTATTGGAGAGTGCACCGTGCTGCAAGCACTTTGGTTGGATAATAACTCATTCGAAGGAAGCATACCTCAATCTCTGAACAATATAAAGGGTTTGAGTGCACTCAACCTATCCATGAATAACTTGTCTGGTGCAATTCCTAATACCATTGGTAGTATCCGCAACCTGCAACAATTGTATCTGGCACACAACAATTTGTCCGGGCCGATACCAACGATACTGCAGAATTTGACATCACTATCAGAATTGGATCTGTCCTTCAACAATCTGCAAGGGGAAGTGCCAAAAGAGGGAATATTCAGAaatttggctaacttttcaatCACTGGAAATAATGAGCTTTGTGGTGGAATACCTCAGCTTCATTTAGCTCCATGCCACACGAATTCCGTGAAAAAGAACAGAAAAGGACGGTTAAAGTCTCTTACAGTAGCTCTGGCAACAATTGGTGCACTCTTGTTCTTAGCTTTTGTTATTGTCCTCATTCAGTTGAACTGTAAGAAACTTAAACGAAGGCAGAAGAGCCCATTCCTACCACCAGTAATTGAGGAACACTATGGAAGAATTTCTTACCATACATTAGCAAATGGAACCAATGGATTTTCAGAAGCTAATCTGCTTGGTGAAGGAAGCTTTGGGGCGGTATATaaatgcactttacaagacgaGGGAATAATTGCTGCTGTGAAGGTTTTTAACCTTGAACAATCTGGATCTACTAGAAGTTTTGTGGCTGAATGTGAGGCACTGAGAAGAATGCGTCACCGCTGTCTCATAAAGATCATCACATGCTGCTCAAGCATCAATCACCAAGGTCAAGAGTTCAAGGCACTAGTTTTTGAGTTCATGCCAAATGGTAGCTTAAATGATTGGCTTCATCCAAAATTTGACATGCCCACTCTGAGTAATACTCTCAGCCTAGCACAAAGGCTAGATATTGCCGTCGATATTATGGATGCTTTCGAGTATCTTCATAATCATTGTGAGCCACCAATTATTCATTGTGATATAAAGCCAAGCAACATCCTTCTTGCAGAAGACATGAGTGCCCGAGTTGGGGACTTTGGCATATCAAGAATTCTTCCAGAAAGTGCAACTAAAGCCCTGCAGAATTCAAATAGCACAATTGGAATAAGAGGCTCCATAGGTTATGTTGCCCCAG AGTATGGTGAAGGTTCTTCTGTCTCAACTCTCGGTGATGTTTATAGCCTCGGGATATTGTTGCTTGAGATGTTTACAGGAAGGAGCCCAACAGATGATACGTTCAGAGATTCCTTGGATCTGCACAAGTTTTCAGAGCATGCTCTTCCAGAGAGAATATGGGAGATAGCCGATACAACAATGTGGCTGCACACAGGCGCCTTTAACAGCACTACAAGATGTAGAATTGAGAATTGTTTGGTTTCTGTCATTGCTCTTGGAGTATCATGCTCAAAGAAACAACCTAGGGAGCGGACACTCATACAGGATGCAGCCACTGAAATGCATGCTATCAGAGATTCATACCTCAATCTTGCCAGATCTCTTATGGTGGAGCATGGAGTGGATAACTCTGTGGTAATTTGCAGCAACAATTAA